From one Prochlorococcus marinus XMU1404 genomic stretch:
- the petP gene encoding cytochrome b6-f complex subunit PetP, which translates to MSILDKAKIGDSVQVSLKLSKDILSKEIIEAIDISSVGKICDFRITDGKGIGVVLKLHNGKEQWFFEDEIDLLDENGNVIKKTYKTKADNNLIFETLGRFKYQNNIKVSELLNPINFFLWLVVSIKDIF; encoded by the coding sequence ATGTCAATTTTAGACAAGGCTAAGATAGGGGATTCTGTTCAAGTAAGTTTGAAACTATCTAAAGATATACTTAGTAAGGAAATTATTGAGGCAATAGATATATCTTCAGTAGGTAAGATTTGTGATTTCAGAATAACTGATGGGAAAGGCATTGGTGTTGTTTTAAAGTTACATAACGGGAAAGAGCAATGGTTCTTTGAAGATGAAATTGATCTCCTAGACGAGAATGGCAATGTAATAAAAAAAACTTATAAAACAAAGGCGGACAATAATCTAATATTTGAAACTTTAGGAAGATTTAAATATCAAAATAATATTAAGGTTAGTGAGTTACTTAATCCAATTAACTTTTTTCTCTGGTTAGTTGTTTCGATTAAGGATATTTTTTAA
- a CDS encoding asparaginase: MSSNFKNLYTSNNPPLRAILIRGSNIESIHKIHAVISDKKGRVLMCAGNPEYKSFIRSALKPFQAIPFVSSGAASKINNASKSIALACGSHSGSKIHSREAFKILWEYDIDIHNLKCPKLKSSPLEHNCSGKHAAFLATCKKLNWPIESYLKGDHPLQIEIFRIVSELLEIPLSEINAERDDCGAPTLYLKLIEMSKLYSLLSSSDNAELEQISRAMTTNPIMISDNNKFDTEIIKASHGQVIGKGGAEGIQCLCKVNEGIGLALKVEDGSKRAKHAVSLHLLKQLEWISELRIQDIEEKVFNFSEGVRIEVQGQLKFQES, encoded by the coding sequence ATGAGTTCAAACTTCAAAAACCTTTATACATCAAACAATCCTCCTTTAAGAGCAATATTAATTAGAGGTTCAAATATTGAATCAATACATAAAATTCATGCTGTTATCAGCGACAAAAAAGGGCGTGTTTTAATGTGTGCAGGAAATCCAGAATATAAAAGTTTCATAAGATCAGCATTAAAACCTTTTCAAGCAATACCTTTTGTTAGTAGTGGAGCAGCATCAAAAATCAATAATGCTTCAAAATCAATTGCACTAGCATGCGGTTCACATAGTGGTTCTAAAATTCATTCAAGGGAAGCATTCAAAATTTTATGGGAATACGACATCGACATTCATAATTTGAAATGCCCAAAATTAAAGTCAAGCCCATTAGAACATAATTGCTCAGGTAAACATGCTGCTTTTCTAGCTACATGTAAAAAGTTAAATTGGCCAATAGAAAGTTACTTAAAAGGTGATCATCCACTTCAAATCGAAATATTCAGAATTGTTTCTGAATTACTTGAAATTCCCTTATCTGAAATAAACGCTGAGCGGGACGATTGTGGTGCACCAACTCTTTATTTGAAACTAATAGAAATGTCTAAGTTATATTCACTATTAAGCAGTTCCGATAATGCAGAATTAGAGCAAATTAGTAGAGCTATGACAACCAACCCAATTATGATTAGTGACAACAATAAATTTGATACTGAAATAATTAAGGCTTCTCATGGGCAAGTCATAGGTAAAGGTGGCGCAGAAGGTATACAGTGTCTATGCAAGGTGAATGAAGGGATAGGACTGGCATTAAAAGTAGAAGACGGATCAAAAAGAGCAAAGCATGCTGTTAGTCTTCACTTATTAAAACAGTTAGAATGGATATCTGAATTAAGAATTCAAGACATTGAAGAAAAGGTGTTTAATTTTTCTGAAGGAGTACGAATTGAAGTGCAAGGTCAATTAAAATTCCAAGAATCCTAA
- a CDS encoding HNH endonuclease → MHRQDAIYLDQLCPKISNKSWRESLHKVTKYKCIYCGKPSESLDHLHPMSKGGSSITSNCVPCCLSCNGKKSDSEVLSWYRRQNFYDPRRAMAIRAWFNNDLRLASVLLNYTD, encoded by the coding sequence ATGCATAGACAAGATGCAATTTACCTTGATCAACTTTGTCCCAAGATAAGTAATAAAAGTTGGAGAGAGTCACTTCATAAAGTTACTAAATATAAATGCATTTATTGTGGTAAGCCATCAGAGTCACTAGATCACCTTCATCCAATGTCAAAAGGAGGTTCAAGCATTACAAGTAATTGTGTACCATGTTGTTTATCGTGTAACGGTAAGAAATCAGATTCGGAAGTTCTTAGTTGGTACAGAAGACAAAACTTTTATGATCCTAGAAGGGCTATGGCTATAAGAGCATGGTTTAATAATGACTTAAGATTAGCCTCAGTTCTTTTAAACTACACAGATTAA
- a CDS encoding ABC transporter ATP-binding protein, producing the protein MIQNIIEVRNLSKSFDISSKDPGLKGTIKHFFRRQTKSLRVIKNISLKIKEGEIVGFLGANGAGKTTILKMLCGLIYPSEGSILVSGHIPHRRKENFLKNITLIMGQKQQLIWDLPPIESFYLNASIYDLDKFEAEKRIKKLSNMLEIDDELFIPVRKLSLGQRMKSELLAALIHEPNILFLDEPTLGLDVNAQRNLRNFLQKYNKETNATICLTSHYMKDITSLCERVICVHNGSISYDGKLDQLLKKLSPIKEIIIVCRSEEDAIQLRNSGFDVKNRTNNEITIKVENKSITRSLKTILNNFDIEDLYINEPPIDEIIGEILIKNDYEI; encoded by the coding sequence ATGATACAAAATATTATCGAAGTCAGAAATTTATCGAAGTCTTTTGATATTTCTTCTAAAGACCCAGGGTTAAAAGGCACAATTAAACATTTTTTTAGAAGACAAACTAAAAGCTTAAGAGTTATCAAAAATATAAGTTTAAAAATAAAAGAAGGAGAAATTGTAGGTTTCCTAGGTGCTAATGGAGCTGGGAAAACAACAATATTAAAAATGCTTTGTGGTTTAATTTATCCCAGTGAAGGTTCAATTTTAGTCTCAGGGCACATCCCTCACAGGAGAAAAGAAAATTTCCTGAAAAATATCACCCTTATAATGGGTCAAAAACAACAACTTATTTGGGATCTTCCACCAATTGAATCATTTTATTTAAATGCATCAATCTATGATTTAGATAAGTTCGAGGCAGAGAAAAGAATAAAAAAATTATCAAACATGCTTGAGATTGATGATGAGCTATTTATACCTGTTAGAAAATTATCTCTAGGTCAACGTATGAAGTCAGAATTACTAGCGGCTTTGATACATGAACCAAATATTCTATTTTTAGACGAGCCAACACTAGGTTTAGATGTTAATGCACAGAGGAATTTAAGAAACTTCCTTCAAAAATACAATAAAGAAACTAATGCAACGATATGCCTAACAAGCCACTATATGAAAGATATTACATCTCTATGCGAGAGAGTAATATGTGTTCACAACGGATCAATCTCATATGATGGGAAATTAGATCAATTATTAAAAAAACTATCCCCTATTAAAGAAATAATTATAGTTTGTCGCTCAGAAGAAGATGCAATTCAATTAAGAAATTCAGGTTTTGATGTAAAGAATAGAACAAATAATGAAATCACAATAAAAGTAGAAAATAAGTCTATTACACGTTCACTGAAAACCATTCTAAATAATTTTGATATTGAGGACCTTTATATAAATGAACCACCTATAGATGAAATTATTGGGGAAATATTAATTAAAAATGATTATGAAATTTAA
- a CDS encoding ABC transporter permease, translating into MNLRKYLKIYRNFLHTSFASELEYKTNILIDLITAILSLIGSIFLLSIFFQNTGNIGGWEFKQALIIQGIYTILNGITNTWFNPNLAEIVKHVREGTLDFVLLKPIDSQFFISLKKINPSGFLEIMLGFCLLMYCVKINQINVNLIFLALCLITIICSICILYSLWFFISTTTIWFVKTWNATEVLRSFLYIGRFPLNSFSFSIRIFFSVFIPIAFITTIPSEVFLGLYQLWSIFLEIIITFVFLFCSRKFWLFALKFYSSASS; encoded by the coding sequence ATGAATTTAAGAAAATATTTAAAAATCTATAGAAATTTCTTACATACTTCATTTGCTTCTGAATTGGAATATAAAACAAATATATTAATTGATTTAATTACAGCAATTTTAAGTTTAATAGGCAGTATTTTTTTATTATCTATTTTCTTTCAAAATACTGGCAATATTGGAGGCTGGGAATTTAAACAGGCATTAATAATTCAAGGTATTTATACAATTTTGAATGGAATAACTAATACATGGTTCAATCCAAATCTTGCAGAAATAGTTAAGCACGTAAGGGAAGGAACCTTAGATTTCGTACTCTTAAAACCTATAGATAGTCAATTTTTTATCTCCTTAAAAAAAATAAACCCATCAGGCTTTTTAGAAATAATGCTTGGATTTTGCCTATTGATGTACTGCGTCAAAATCAATCAAATAAATGTAAATTTAATTTTTCTTGCTTTATGTTTGATTACGATTATCTGCTCAATTTGCATTTTATACAGTCTTTGGTTTTTTATCTCTACAACTACTATTTGGTTTGTAAAGACATGGAATGCCACAGAAGTATTGAGATCATTCCTTTACATTGGAAGATTTCCTTTGAACTCATTTTCATTTTCAATAAGAATATTTTTTAGTGTTTTCATTCCTATTGCATTTATAACGACAATCCCTTCTGAAGTTTTCCTAGGTCTTTATCAACTATGGTCCATATTCCTTGAAATTATTATTACATTTGTGTTTCTATTTTGTTCAAGAAAGTTCTGGTTATTTGCATTAAAATTCTATTCATCAGCATCAAGCTAA
- a CDS encoding CGLD27 family protein, which produces MNESKCPVPKEQQPTNEFIELSKSKIFSWPKTKKSLILVLIKFWIGAFLLFLVISSGSIYFKESILKYILLSFFTSLSIPLLISIKLYLGWNHVFKRLTSERIEYEESGWYDGQVWVKPLILKEKESLIASIEVKPILKNLIQIFSIISVLALSGILLFQYKNL; this is translated from the coding sequence ATGAACGAATCTAAATGCCCTGTTCCTAAAGAGCAACAACCCACAAATGAATTTATTGAATTATCAAAATCTAAAATTTTTTCTTGGCCAAAAACTAAAAAATCACTTATTCTCGTATTAATTAAATTCTGGATAGGAGCTTTTCTTTTATTTCTTGTTATTTCTTCTGGAAGTATATATTTCAAAGAATCAATTTTAAAATATATTCTTTTAAGTTTCTTTACGAGCCTATCAATACCTTTATTAATTTCAATAAAGTTATATCTTGGTTGGAATCATGTTTTTAAAAGATTAACTTCTGAAAGAATTGAATACGAAGAATCTGGCTGGTATGACGGTCAAGTATGGGTAAAGCCATTAATCTTAAAAGAAAAAGAATCACTTATTGCCTCAATTGAGGTAAAACCTATTCTGAAAAATTTAATTCAAATTTTTTCTATTATTTCAGTCTTAGCTTTATCAGGAATTTTACTTTTCCAATATAAAAATTTATAA
- the carB gene encoding carbamoyl-phosphate synthase large subunit, with protein MPQRGDLNKILILGSGPIVIGQACEFDYSGTQACKALRKAGYEIILINSNPASIMTDPEIASKTYIEPLTPEIVSQIILKEKPNAILPTMGGQTALNLAVKLSESNFLKKNNVELIGADLRAINKAEDRKLFKESMEKINVNVCPSGIASNLTEAKDVSKKINSYPLIIRPAFTLGGVGGGIAYNLEEFVELCNTGLEESPSNQILIEKSLIGWKEFELEVMRDTADNVVIVCSIENLDPMGVHTGDSITVAPAQTLTDKEYQRLRDLSLKIIREVGVETGGSNIQFAINPANGEVIVIEMNPRVSRSSALASKATGFPIAKIAALLSVGFTLDEIINDITKKTPACFEPSIDYVVTKIPRFAFEKFKGSSNTLSTAMKSVGESMAIGRSFEESFQKALRSLEVDIYGWECDSIEDTNNENDLQNSLRNPTSERILIIKKAMQLGKTNSFIHKVTNIDLWFIEKLRNIYDFEYEFLREKDLFSLDRDLMLHAKQLGFSDQQIANLTSSEFFEVRRYRKKLNVLPIYKTVDTCSAEFSSSTPYHYSTYEEPFINFNSKVFDSEILKNSASKKIMILGGGPNRIGQGIEFDYCCCHASYQASTNGYQTIMVNSNPETVSTDYDTSDILYFEPVTLEDVLNIIEVENPYGLIVQFGGQTPLKLSLPLFEWLKSNDGAKTGSKILGTSPISINLAEDREEFTKILNELNIRQPLNGIARNHNEARLVAKNIGFPLVVRPSYVLGGRAMEIVKDENELSRYISEAVKVSPDHPILLDQYLNNAIEIDVDALCDSEGSVVIAGLMEHVEPAGIHSGDSACCLPSISLTKSTLDVVKNWTKLIAKRLNVVGLINLQFAVTNLNNKRNELFILEANPRASRTVPFVSKAIGKPVAKIATQLMQGFTLKDVNFTEEFIPKYQAVKEAVLPFKRFPGSDTLLGPEMKSTGEVMGLAKDFGIAYAKSELAAGNGVPSEGVAFLSTNDLDKNNLEEIAKELLILGFKLIATKGTASYLVDLGIQVEEVLKVHEGRPNIEDLIRSGLVQLIINTPIGSQALHDDAYLRRAALEYNIPTFTTIPGAKAAIKAIKSLRSNEIDTYSLQEIHDY; from the coding sequence ATGCCTCAAAGAGGTGATCTTAATAAAATTCTGATTCTAGGTTCAGGTCCGATCGTTATAGGTCAAGCTTGCGAATTTGATTACTCTGGAACTCAAGCTTGCAAAGCCTTAAGAAAAGCTGGTTATGAGATTATCTTGATAAATTCAAATCCAGCATCGATAATGACTGATCCTGAGATTGCAAGCAAAACATATATTGAACCATTAACTCCTGAAATAGTTTCTCAGATAATCTTAAAAGAAAAACCTAATGCCATTCTACCCACGATGGGAGGTCAAACTGCATTGAATCTGGCTGTTAAATTGTCAGAATCAAATTTCTTGAAAAAAAATAACGTTGAACTAATAGGTGCTGATTTAAGGGCTATTAATAAGGCTGAGGATAGAAAATTATTTAAAGAATCGATGGAAAAAATAAATGTAAATGTATGCCCATCTGGGATAGCCTCTAATTTAACTGAAGCAAAAGACGTATCAAAAAAAATTAATTCCTATCCTCTTATAATAAGGCCAGCATTTACTTTAGGTGGTGTTGGAGGTGGAATTGCATATAACCTTGAAGAATTTGTTGAATTGTGTAATACAGGTTTAGAGGAAAGTCCAAGTAATCAAATATTGATTGAAAAATCACTTATTGGATGGAAAGAATTTGAATTAGAGGTCATGAGAGACACTGCAGATAACGTAGTAATAGTTTGCAGTATTGAAAATTTAGATCCAATGGGTGTCCACACTGGAGATTCGATTACCGTAGCTCCTGCACAGACCTTAACAGATAAGGAATATCAGAGATTGAGAGACTTATCATTGAAAATTATTAGAGAAGTGGGAGTTGAAACTGGAGGTAGTAATATCCAATTCGCAATAAATCCAGCTAATGGTGAAGTAATAGTTATAGAAATGAATCCTCGTGTTAGCAGATCCTCTGCTTTGGCAAGTAAAGCAACTGGATTTCCAATCGCCAAGATTGCAGCTTTATTATCTGTTGGCTTTACACTTGATGAGATTATCAACGACATAACAAAAAAAACACCTGCATGTTTTGAACCATCAATTGATTATGTCGTTACCAAAATTCCTAGGTTTGCCTTTGAAAAGTTTAAAGGGTCATCAAATACATTAAGTACTGCCATGAAATCAGTCGGTGAGTCAATGGCGATCGGTCGTTCTTTTGAAGAATCATTTCAGAAAGCATTAAGATCATTAGAAGTGGATATATATGGATGGGAATGTGATTCAATCGAGGATACTAATAACGAGAATGACTTACAAAATAGTTTAAGAAATCCTACATCTGAAAGAATTCTCATTATTAAAAAAGCAATGCAACTTGGGAAAACTAATTCTTTTATCCATAAAGTTACAAATATAGATTTATGGTTTATTGAAAAATTACGAAATATCTATGATTTTGAATATGAATTTTTGAGAGAAAAAGATCTCTTTAGTCTAGATAGAGATTTGATGCTACATGCTAAACAATTAGGCTTTTCAGATCAACAGATTGCTAATTTAACAAGTTCTGAATTTTTTGAAGTAAGAAGATACAGAAAAAAATTGAATGTTCTACCAATTTATAAAACTGTTGATACTTGTTCAGCAGAATTTTCATCTTCAACACCCTATCATTATTCAACTTACGAAGAGCCATTTATTAATTTTAATTCAAAAGTTTTTGATAGCGAAATTTTAAAAAATAGTGCATCAAAAAAAATTATGATTTTAGGAGGAGGTCCAAACAGAATTGGACAGGGAATAGAATTTGATTACTGTTGTTGTCATGCATCATATCAAGCCTCCACAAATGGTTACCAAACAATAATGGTTAATAGTAACCCTGAAACTGTATCAACAGATTATGATACTAGTGATATTTTATATTTTGAGCCTGTAACTTTGGAAGATGTGCTCAATATAATAGAAGTTGAAAATCCATATGGCTTGATTGTTCAATTTGGAGGTCAAACTCCTTTGAAGTTGTCATTACCTTTATTTGAGTGGCTAAAATCTAATGATGGAGCTAAAACTGGATCGAAAATTCTTGGTACTTCGCCAATCTCAATCAATTTAGCAGAAGATAGAGAGGAATTTACAAAAATACTTAACGAATTAAATATAAGGCAACCCTTAAACGGAATAGCTCGCAATCATAATGAAGCTAGATTGGTGGCAAAAAATATTGGATTCCCTTTGGTAGTTAGACCCTCTTATGTTTTAGGTGGTAGAGCAATGGAAATAGTTAAGGATGAGAATGAATTGTCGAGATATATCTCTGAGGCAGTAAAGGTATCTCCTGATCATCCAATCCTTCTTGATCAATATTTGAATAATGCTATTGAGATAGACGTGGATGCTTTATGTGATTCAGAAGGTTCCGTTGTAATCGCAGGCTTAATGGAACATGTTGAACCTGCAGGAATTCACTCTGGAGATTCAGCATGCTGTTTACCCTCAATTTCTTTAACAAAATCTACTCTAGATGTTGTAAAAAATTGGACTAAATTAATTGCAAAAAGACTAAATGTTGTTGGTTTGATTAATTTGCAATTTGCAGTGACAAATTTAAATAATAAAAGAAACGAACTATTTATTTTAGAGGCAAATCCAAGAGCTTCAAGAACTGTCCCATTTGTCTCAAAAGCTATTGGTAAACCAGTTGCAAAAATAGCCACACAATTAATGCAAGGCTTTACATTAAAAGATGTTAATTTTACAGAAGAATTTATTCCGAAATATCAGGCAGTAAAAGAAGCTGTTTTGCCTTTCAAAAGATTTCCCGGATCTGATACACTTCTTGGTCCGGAAATGAAATCTACCGGAGAAGTAATGGGTTTAGCTAAAGATTTTGGAATTGCTTATGCTAAGTCAGAATTAGCAGCAGGAAATGGTGTCCCTTCTGAAGGAGTAGCTTTTTTGTCTACAAATGATTTAGATAAAAATAATCTAGAAGAAATTGCCAAAGAGTTATTAATTTTAGGCTTTAAATTAATTGCAACGAAAGGTACTGCTTCATATTTGGTTGATTTAGGCATTCAAGTTGAAGAAGTGCTTAAAGTACATGAAGGCAGACCAAATATTGAGGATCTAATTCGTTCGGGACTTGTTCAATTAATAATAAATACTCCAATAGGATCTCAAGCACTACATGACGACGCATATTTAAGACGCGCGGCTTTAGAATATAATATTCCTACTTTTACAACCATTCCTGGTGCCAAGGCTGCTATCAAAGCAATTAAATCATTGCGCAGTAATGAAATTGATACTTACTCCCTACAAGAAATCCATGATTATTAA
- the rsfS gene encoding ribosome silencing factor: MDNKRLVLMAAKACDEKKAKDIKLIQIDKVSFISEWILIAEGLSDVQVRSITNSVEGELREKAKIEPIRKEGVSEAKWALLDYGDLIVNIFQPEIRKFYDLESFWSNGDDLTFP; encoded by the coding sequence ATGGACAATAAACGTTTGGTTTTGATGGCAGCAAAAGCTTGTGACGAAAAAAAAGCTAAAGATATAAAACTTATCCAAATTGATAAAGTCTCTTTCATAAGCGAATGGATATTGATTGCAGAGGGATTATCTGATGTTCAGGTTAGATCTATAACTAACTCTGTGGAAGGAGAGTTGAGAGAAAAGGCAAAAATAGAACCAATAAGAAAAGAAGGAGTTAGCGAGGCTAAATGGGCTCTACTTGATTATGGTGATTTGATTGTGAATATTTTTCAACCTGAAATTAGAAAATTTTATGATCTTGAATCATTTTGGAGTAATGGAGATGATCTTACATTTCCATAA
- a CDS encoding sulfite exporter TauE/SafE family protein: protein MLHLLTTLVNSFDYSFYKSIYIFFLSFFSNTFSAISGGGAGLIQLPALILFGVPYYQALASHKLATVALGLGGSLRNYKSLKNDIFIAWQVLIFGLPGVIFGASFVEFISEQYLYLLLGLISIFLAFYSFFRSDLGLSSGSNKLNLIYKIRFLFFIFLIGILNGSISSGTGLLVTILLIKTYGMDFLRAISLTFFTVGIFWNFTGAVFLSKIGPVNSNLIIFLIVGSFTGGYLGAHLSKLKGNTLVKKTFTLVCLLVGITLLMKSIVGFL, encoded by the coding sequence ATGCTCCATTTGTTAACAACATTAGTAAATAGTTTTGATTATTCTTTTTATAAAAGTATTTATATATTTTTTCTATCCTTCTTTTCTAACACTTTTTCAGCAATTTCAGGAGGTGGAGCAGGATTAATCCAATTACCAGCATTGATTTTATTTGGTGTTCCTTATTATCAGGCTTTGGCTAGTCATAAATTAGCAACAGTAGCATTAGGGCTCGGCGGTTCATTAAGAAATTACAAATCTCTAAAAAATGATATTTTTATCGCTTGGCAAGTTTTAATTTTTGGATTACCTGGAGTAATTTTTGGAGCATCTTTTGTTGAATTTATATCAGAACAATATTTATACCTATTGTTAGGACTAATATCAATTTTTTTAGCATTCTACTCATTTTTTAGATCAGATTTAGGATTATCTTCTGGGAGTAATAAACTTAATTTAATTTATAAAATTAGATTTTTATTTTTTATTTTCCTTATAGGTATCTTAAATGGTTCTATTTCTTCAGGAACTGGATTGTTGGTAACAATACTTTTGATAAAAACCTATGGGATGGATTTTCTTCGTGCTATAAGTTTGACATTCTTTACCGTGGGCATTTTTTGGAATTTTACTGGGGCAGTTTTTTTGAGTAAAATAGGGCCCGTTAATTCAAATTTAATAATATTTTTGATAGTTGGTTCTTTTACTGGAGGATATCTCGGAGCTCATTTATCAAAATTAAAAGGAAATACATTAGTCAAAAAAACTTTTACATTAGTCTGTCTTCTCGTTGGCATTACTTTACTTATGAAATCAATAGTAGGTTTTTTATGA
- a CDS encoding ABC transporter permease, whose product MKFNLVNRKIFTLLKVQYSNMLEYRVEIALWAISGVIPFFMLNIWTNNGLNESININDIMLSRYFLCAFFVRQFSVVWVVFSFEEDSLMGKISPYLIQPLNPFFRYLAQHLAEQITRFPFALIIALFFFIFNPESIWIPNLGILFLSIISTFLSFLIQFLIQSIVACLCFWTEKASSFERLLFIPTLFLSGLLAPVVSFPEYVKSWIYVTPFPYLIDFPANLLSGNPTNISGGFIMQIIWIFLLFPVFRKIWSRGTKKYTAMGS is encoded by the coding sequence ATGAAATTTAACTTAGTTAACCGTAAAATTTTCACCTTGTTAAAGGTCCAATATTCAAACATGTTGGAATATAGGGTAGAGATTGCATTATGGGCAATTTCAGGGGTCATTCCATTTTTTATGTTAAACATATGGACAAACAACGGCCTTAATGAATCCATAAACATTAATGATATTATGCTTTCCAGGTATTTCTTGTGTGCTTTTTTTGTAAGACAGTTTTCTGTGGTTTGGGTTGTATTTAGCTTTGAAGAAGATTCCCTTATGGGTAAAATATCACCATATCTAATACAGCCTTTAAATCCATTCTTCAGGTATTTGGCACAACATCTTGCTGAACAAATAACAAGATTCCCGTTTGCTCTAATAATAGCATTATTCTTTTTTATTTTTAATCCGGAAAGTATATGGATTCCAAATTTGGGTATTTTATTCTTATCGATAATATCAACTTTCTTGTCTTTCTTAATCCAATTTTTAATCCAGTCAATAGTCGCATGTCTATGCTTCTGGACTGAAAAAGCATCATCATTCGAAAGATTGTTATTTATCCCGACTTTATTTCTATCAGGTCTTTTAGCTCCAGTCGTTTCTTTTCCGGAATATGTTAAATCTTGGATTTATGTGACTCCCTTTCCATATCTAATAGATTTTCCTGCAAATTTATTATCAGGTAATCCAACAAATATTAGCGGAGGTTTTATTATGCAAATAATATGGATTTTTTTACTTTTTCCAGTATTTAGAAAAATTTGGTCTAGAGGAACAAAAAAATATACTGCTATGGGATCATGA
- a CDS encoding DUF3318 domain-containing protein, producing MSELQRLKSLLPPENESWVFIEAAAAIDPPLITLEEIGRDEVEIQIDLDEWDNFAIDHRNLLFWHEVGKIQNDTIPRDGWEMAALAIGLGGAIGELWVQDGLLLLLALGLSSFAGYRLYIKNNSEKKLQDAIFADERAIDLACRFGYSIPNAYKSLGGALKELIEKTRKKKKRSFFEDRLDALRKSAEKARAELSQQEGSEKSVSSENIYGQ from the coding sequence ATGAGCGAACTTCAACGACTTAAAAGTTTGTTGCCTCCGGAGAATGAAAGTTGGGTATTTATTGAAGCCGCTGCCGCGATTGATCCCCCTTTAATAACACTTGAGGAAATTGGTCGTGACGAAGTAGAAATACAAATAGATTTAGATGAATGGGATAACTTTGCTATTGACCATAGGAATCTACTATTCTGGCACGAAGTAGGGAAAATTCAAAATGACACAATACCAAGAGATGGTTGGGAAATGGCTGCTCTTGCTATTGGACTTGGAGGGGCAATAGGGGAGTTGTGGGTACAAGATGGGTTACTTTTATTGCTAGCGCTTGGGTTATCAAGTTTTGCCGGTTATAGACTGTACATTAAGAATAATTCTGAAAAGAAACTCCAAGATGCTATCTTTGCTGATGAAAGAGCTATAGATCTTGCTTGTAGATTTGGATACAGTATCCCAAATGCTTATAAAAGTCTTGGAGGAGCACTAAAAGAGTTAATTGAGAAAACTAGAAAAAAGAAAAAAAGGAGTTTCTTTGAGGATAGGCTAGATGCTTTACGAAAAAGTGCTGAAAAAGCTAGAGCGGAATTATCTCAGCAAGAAGGTTCAGAAAAATCAGTCTCAAGCGAAAATATATATGGACAATAA